A stretch of Endozoicomonas sp. SCSIO W0465 DNA encodes these proteins:
- a CDS encoding ISNCY family transposase, which produces MRKKRNPQCSMELHYVPHEICSQLSGISQWLDAHPQFNDWIYEDLSSGDKQNTGRNGLSAESVLRAALLKQYLNCDYDYLSFVLMDSMLFRDFCRLEPNQRPSRSSLHGLISLLTASTWERINNCQLMTAKDQGIEKGRTVAIDSTVTESDIKPPCDSDLLASSVKEICRLLERGQTLTATPLYEYTHHNRAVKDAARKCIYAGKEERHQHYKKLLQLTRKSRKVLIEATVTLANARQQGQCLLADDADKWQADVDHLLPLVDAIVSQTERRVFKGEKVPAQEKVVSLYEPHTDIIVKDRRQVQYGHKLNLVQGKSRLILDLVIEEGNPADSDQFIPMMERQKEIYGRVPRQTSGDGGYACRANLEKAKAMGISDVAFNKKRGLEVEEMTKSQYVYKTLFRFRAGIEAGISWLKRCFGLSRCHCKGSERFDSHCWLSVVCYNLVILARHPAPS; this is translated from the coding sequence ATGCGCAAAAAACGCAACCCGCAGTGTAGTATGGAACTCCATTACGTACCTCATGAAATCTGCTCCCAGCTTTCCGGTATCTCGCAATGGCTTGACGCCCATCCACAGTTCAATGACTGGATTTATGAGGACTTAAGTTCTGGTGATAAACAGAACACTGGGCGGAACGGACTATCAGCAGAATCCGTTCTTCGTGCGGCACTCCTGAAACAGTATTTGAATTGTGATTATGACTACTTGTCGTTTGTTTTGATGGACTCCATGCTCTTTCGAGACTTTTGTCGCCTCGAACCAAACCAGCGCCCCAGTCGCTCCAGTTTGCATGGGCTCATCAGCCTTCTTACTGCATCTACATGGGAACGGATTAATAACTGTCAGCTAATGACCGCTAAAGATCAGGGTATTGAAAAAGGGCGCACTGTGGCTATTGACAGCACAGTCACCGAATCGGATATCAAACCTCCTTGCGACAGTGATCTTTTAGCCAGTTCCGTTAAAGAAATTTGTCGGCTGCTGGAACGGGGACAAACACTGACAGCGACACCGCTTTATGAATATACCCATCACAACCGAGCCGTAAAAGATGCGGCCAGAAAATGCATCTACGCTGGCAAAGAAGAGCGGCATCAGCATTATAAAAAACTGCTGCAGTTGACCCGAAAATCCCGGAAGGTACTTATCGAAGCTACTGTCACGCTAGCAAACGCCCGTCAGCAGGGGCAGTGTCTCCTGGCTGATGATGCCGACAAGTGGCAGGCCGATGTGGATCACCTGTTACCCCTGGTGGATGCAATAGTCTCCCAGACAGAGCGCAGGGTCTTTAAGGGTGAAAAGGTGCCAGCCCAGGAAAAAGTGGTTAGCCTGTATGAACCCCATACGGATATCATCGTAAAAGACAGGCGGCAAGTACAGTATGGCCATAAACTGAACCTGGTTCAGGGAAAAAGTCGATTGATCCTGGACCTGGTTATTGAGGAAGGTAACCCAGCGGATTCGGACCAATTCATTCCGATGATGGAAAGACAAAAAGAAATTTATGGTCGTGTACCTCGCCAGACAAGCGGTGACGGCGGATACGCGTGTCGCGCTAATTTGGAAAAAGCCAAGGCCATGGGAATCAGCGATGTAGCTTTTAATAAGAAGCGCGGACTTGAAGTCGAAGAGATGACTAAAAGTCAGTATGTGTATAAAACGCTCTTTCGCTTCCGGGCAGGTATTGAAGCGGGAATTTCGTGGCTAAAGAGATGTTTTGGGCTATCACGTTGCCACTGCAAGGGTTCTGAGCGTTTTGATTCTCATTGCTGGTTATCGGTGGTCTGTTACAACCTGGTGATTCTGGCCAGACACCCGGCACCATCCTGA
- a CDS encoding IS4 family transposase, with protein sequence MLPLSPKPWSELTFGCADLGDTRRTKRLVKVAAELSAHTGNSLSSSCEGYTALVTGAYRLIENEAVKPEAIAEAGFQATAKIARQSRLLLALEDTTTLGYKHAVRSELGDLGGPEGSKTRGFHVHSVFLVDADTERSIGLIDQERWVREDVQRGKKNQRRQLPYEGKESFKWQRASENTEQRMGGKMPDIISVCDREADIYEYMHYKLDNRQRFVVRATQNRILVDGELLLFDSLAQTEVLGKYTIVVPQKGGRKKRKATLQVKRKKMTIQAPQRPGGRPEPVTMNIVSAEEIGNDSEDRLHWVLLTTEDIETFEDCRSIIRFYELRWRIEEFHKAWKSGAGVERLRLQSPDNIERLAVILMFVAVRLMQIREALMLPNDRQHKDRKLWSEKTLANEVVSDDEWQVLWLTYEKKALPDKPPTVTWLLQTIARLGGWGDSKHTGQPGWLVVWEGWAKLQDRVKTWQIARQFSAGEM encoded by the coding sequence ATGCTTCCACTTTCTCCTAAACCATGGTCAGAACTAACTTTTGGATGTGCTGATTTGGGCGATACTCGACGTACAAAACGACTTGTCAAAGTTGCTGCCGAGCTTTCAGCTCATACCGGTAATTCTTTGTCATCTTCATGCGAAGGTTATACCGCACTGGTAACTGGAGCTTACCGGCTGATTGAGAATGAGGCCGTAAAGCCTGAAGCAATAGCTGAGGCAGGCTTTCAGGCAACTGCCAAAATAGCGAGACAGTCTCGCCTACTTCTGGCTCTCGAAGATACAACAACCCTGGGTTATAAACATGCTGTCAGATCCGAGCTTGGTGATCTTGGAGGTCCTGAAGGCTCTAAAACCAGAGGATTCCACGTCCACTCTGTCTTCTTGGTTGATGCGGATACAGAGCGAAGCATTGGGCTTATTGATCAAGAACGATGGGTTAGAGAGGACGTTCAGCGGGGGAAAAAGAACCAACGTCGTCAGCTACCTTACGAGGGAAAGGAAAGCTTTAAGTGGCAAAGAGCCTCTGAAAACACAGAACAAAGGATGGGGGGTAAAATGCCTGACATCATCAGTGTTTGCGACCGGGAGGCGGATATATACGAATATATGCACTACAAACTGGATAACCGACAGCGGTTTGTTGTAAGAGCTACACAAAACAGAATCCTGGTGGATGGCGAACTCTTATTATTTGATTCCTTAGCTCAGACTGAAGTGTTGGGGAAATATACGATAGTGGTTCCTCAAAAAGGAGGTAGAAAGAAGCGAAAGGCAACGCTGCAGGTCAAAAGAAAGAAGATGACAATACAGGCGCCGCAAAGGCCAGGCGGCAGGCCGGAACCGGTAACTATGAATATTGTGTCGGCTGAAGAGATTGGCAATGACTCCGAAGACCGTTTGCACTGGGTACTATTGACAACTGAAGATATTGAAACATTCGAAGACTGTCGCTCTATCATTCGATTTTACGAGCTCCGATGGCGAATAGAAGAGTTCCATAAGGCTTGGAAATCGGGAGCAGGAGTAGAAAGGCTTCGTCTGCAATCTCCGGATAACATTGAACGACTTGCGGTCATATTAATGTTTGTCGCTGTCAGACTAATGCAAATCCGTGAAGCATTAATGTTACCGAATGACAGGCAGCACAAAGACAGAAAGCTTTGGAGTGAAAAAACACTCGCGAATGAGGTGGTCAGTGATGATGAATGGCAGGTTCTCTGGCTAACCTATGAAAAAAAAGCGTTGCCCGATAAGCCGCCAACAGTCACTTGGCTGCTTCAAACGATTGCTCGGCTTGGTGGTTGGGGTGATTCAAAGCATACAGGGCAGCCCGGCTGGTTAGTGGTATGGGAAGGCTGGGCGAAATTGCAGGATCGGGTAAAAACCTGGCAGATAGCCCGGCAGTTCAGCGCTGGAGAGATGTGA
- a CDS encoding IS4 family transposase gives MTCFDRSELLSMAEQLGFTIRQRDIRPLDFILSLIDALAGDGNCDTQADLHRKFNELTGLNVSYRSWANQAKKDALPTLILWLWVQCLEIFSRKVMAFDEDSPFSEFEHILIQDGSSQAVYDALKEAFPGRFSTVSPAAVELHTTMDLLTNNLVRVQLTEDTRSERDCLPPLPTSMAYILMLMDAGYFELELFAAIDDREGSFICKAPQSINPTILSAVREDGKNLNRYKGQKLKDVLSGFPKDQCLDLDVEWPGFKAWPFRLVVRWNDKKQKWVFVVTNLNRVEFTLSDVLQAYRLRWQIELIFKEIKSYSRL, from the coding sequence TTGACCTGTTTCGACCGGTCAGAACTCCTAAGTATGGCGGAACAGCTTGGTTTTACTATACGACAGCGAGATATCCGTCCTTTGGATTTTATCCTCTCACTGATCGATGCCCTCGCTGGTGATGGAAACTGCGATACCCAGGCGGATCTACACCGTAAATTTAACGAGTTGACGGGGCTGAATGTCTCTTATCGTTCTTGGGCAAATCAAGCTAAAAAGGACGCGCTGCCTACTCTTATCCTGTGGCTATGGGTGCAGTGTCTGGAAATATTTTCCCGCAAAGTCATGGCGTTTGATGAAGACAGTCCATTTTCAGAGTTTGAGCACATTCTGATTCAGGACGGTTCGTCACAAGCTGTCTATGATGCCCTGAAAGAAGCATTTCCCGGCAGGTTCTCAACGGTCAGTCCTGCTGCCGTCGAGCTTCATACGACAATGGATCTTCTCACCAACAACCTGGTGCGGGTGCAGCTGACTGAAGATACCCGTTCAGAAAGAGACTGTCTGCCACCACTGCCAACATCCATGGCCTATATCCTGATGCTAATGGATGCCGGTTATTTTGAGCTGGAACTCTTTGCCGCTATTGATGACAGGGAGGGTTCTTTTATCTGCAAGGCACCTCAGAGTATCAACCCGACGATACTCAGCGCGGTACGGGAGGATGGCAAGAATCTCAATCGCTACAAAGGACAAAAACTGAAGGATGTACTGTCTGGCTTCCCCAAAGACCAGTGCCTCGACCTGGATGTAGAATGGCCGGGATTCAAAGCCTGGCCATTCCGCTTGGTTGTCCGCTGGAATGACAAAAAACAGAAGTGGGTTTTCGTTGTGACCAACCTGAACCGGGTGGAGTTCACCTTGAGTGATGTGCTCCAGGCCTATCGTCTACGGTGGCAGATAGAGCTGATTTTCAAAGAGATCAAATCCTATTCTCGACTTTAG
- a CDS encoding transposase, with translation MTKFEMVAMLTSDHQVILRELASYTTFLAGALSSTAVPTFCELLFGCMLSADGFVTQALLTIDFHCVWSSYHHWLSQGKWQWKNLARHLIRLVCSKAPENQPVVLGLDDWVIERFSDKAPACRTHHQHSKKRNRPTYIWGQCWVSLAIIFERAADEVFTAIPVISFPTPASGNTSKLKIAVAMLRVVRNEVKDRVLRLLTDCWYMNWTLIKPALEMNIEVVGQIPSNRALYALPPAPTVKKRGRPKKYGIKMTTEQVKKLPEEKATVWMYGKFRKIRYRTLICRARFLKGREVRVVWSRFENDKGLTESRIFISTNPELEGLEVLRAYSRRWPVEPMFHQLKHAFGCCHLWQQKLRTLLRWMHLKMAGYALLQLLTVCKNQACLNISRIPWRSPDTTTAGMMKIALSGIIPRFSIRKGWNRYKQKYEFNFRDLIDQLIPDNSEAA, from the coding sequence ATGACGAAATTCGAGATGGTTGCCATGCTCACTTCAGATCATCAAGTAATCCTCAGGGAGCTCGCTTCATATACAACCTTTCTTGCTGGAGCGCTATCATCAACTGCAGTACCAACGTTCTGCGAACTGCTGTTCGGTTGCATGCTTTCAGCCGACGGCTTTGTTACACAGGCGTTGTTAACAATTGATTTTCATTGTGTGTGGAGCAGCTACCACCACTGGCTATCTCAGGGCAAGTGGCAATGGAAGAACTTGGCACGCCACTTGATCCGTCTGGTCTGCTCCAAAGCTCCTGAGAATCAACCTGTGGTCCTGGGGCTTGATGACTGGGTAATCGAACGGTTTTCCGACAAAGCCCCTGCTTGTCGTACACATCATCAACACAGCAAGAAACGCAATCGGCCGACGTACATCTGGGGGCAGTGTTGGGTTTCCCTGGCCATCATATTTGAGCGGGCTGCAGATGAAGTATTTACCGCCATACCGGTGATCTCATTTCCGACACCAGCTTCAGGTAACACCAGCAAACTGAAAATTGCCGTGGCCATGCTCAGGGTGGTACGCAATGAAGTGAAGGATCGAGTGCTACGCCTGCTAACCGATTGCTGGTATATGAACTGGACACTGATAAAGCCAGCTCTGGAAATGAACATAGAAGTTGTTGGTCAGATACCTTCAAATCGGGCCCTCTATGCTTTGCCGCCAGCACCCACCGTAAAGAAGCGAGGGCGCCCAAAAAAGTACGGCATCAAGATGACGACAGAACAGGTTAAGAAACTGCCGGAAGAAAAAGCAACAGTATGGATGTACGGCAAATTTCGCAAAATACGTTATCGTACCCTGATCTGTCGCGCCAGATTCCTTAAAGGTCGTGAAGTACGCGTCGTCTGGAGTCGCTTTGAAAATGACAAAGGTCTGACCGAAAGCAGAATATTCATCTCGACCAATCCGGAACTTGAGGGACTGGAGGTGCTTCGTGCCTATTCCCGGAGATGGCCGGTAGAGCCAATGTTTCACCAACTCAAACATGCTTTTGGCTGTTGCCATTTATGGCAGCAGAAATTGCGAACACTGCTTCGATGGATGCATTTGAAAATGGCAGGCTATGCATTATTGCAGTTATTAACCGTTTGTAAAAATCAGGCATGTCTGAATATTTCTCGGATACCCTGGAGAAGCCCGGATACAACCACTGCAGGCATGATGAAAATTGCTCTTTCAGGAATTATTCCGAGGTTCTCTATTCGCAAGGGCTGGAACAGATATAAGCAAAAATATGAGTTCAATTTTCGCGATCTGATCGACCAGTTAATACCGGATAATTCAGAAGCAGCATAA
- a CDS encoding ISL3 family transposase — MSATPSLRPMFAFPGWVIERIDIDWNIKHAFVHLRRDGRIQHVRCSKCETPMGQMKTNDRSVQDLPLGTLQVNLLFTAFQGRCSRCGNIETVTPPGLAPKAQATERLKRHVSHLCRYMPCDKVPEFIAISGGTARRWDKEMLMKMLPAPKRDGIRALLIDEKSIGKGHHFLTVALNADTGETLFLGEGKKKEVLDRFLSSLTEEQKASIECVGIDRGGSYQASVREHLPNADIVYDKFHIIANYNDVIDQIRRREWRQAEEEDKPFIKGQRFNLFRNPENLTPKGQSNLKELLAMNEDLNQAYILKDMLKQLWTYKYKACARKCLDNWIALAKETGISELKKFAKGLDRAREGLLSYCQHRITSAKIEAFNGVIKRIIYKACGYNDLDYLYLKIRQEALK, encoded by the coding sequence ATGTCTGCAACCCCATCACTTCGTCCTATGTTCGCATTTCCTGGCTGGGTAATCGAGCGAATTGATATTGACTGGAATATCAAACATGCCTTTGTCCATCTCCGTCGGGATGGCCGTATACAACACGTCAGATGTAGTAAGTGCGAAACACCTATGGGGCAGATGAAGACAAACGATCGAAGCGTTCAGGATCTGCCACTGGGGACTCTTCAGGTAAATCTTCTCTTCACTGCATTTCAAGGGCGTTGCTCTCGTTGCGGTAATATAGAAACAGTCACGCCTCCGGGGCTTGCACCTAAAGCTCAAGCAACAGAGCGACTTAAAAGGCATGTCAGCCATCTATGCCGCTATATGCCATGTGACAAGGTTCCTGAATTCATTGCTATCTCTGGCGGCACCGCTCGTCGCTGGGATAAAGAGATGCTCATGAAGATGCTGCCTGCACCCAAGCGGGATGGTATTCGCGCTCTTCTTATCGATGAAAAATCCATTGGTAAGGGGCATCATTTTTTAACCGTTGCTCTGAATGCTGATACCGGTGAAACGCTGTTCCTTGGTGAAGGAAAAAAGAAAGAAGTTCTGGATCGGTTCCTTTCCAGTCTGACAGAAGAACAAAAAGCAAGCATTGAATGCGTTGGTATTGACCGTGGTGGAAGCTATCAGGCTTCAGTGAGAGAGCATCTGCCAAACGCCGATATTGTATACGACAAGTTTCATATTATTGCCAATTACAACGATGTGATTGACCAAATCAGGCGCAGGGAGTGGCGACAGGCAGAAGAAGAGGACAAGCCGTTTATCAAAGGGCAACGCTTTAACCTGTTCAGAAATCCTGAGAATTTAACACCAAAAGGGCAAAGTAATCTGAAGGAGTTGTTAGCCATGAATGAGGATCTCAATCAGGCATATATCCTGAAAGATATGCTAAAACAGCTATGGACGTACAAATATAAAGCCTGTGCCAGAAAGTGCCTGGACAACTGGATAGCACTTGCCAAAGAAACAGGGATATCCGAGTTAAAGAAGTTCGCCAAGGGGTTAGACAGAGCTAGAGAAGGGTTACTGTCATACTGCCAGCATCGTATAACCAGCGCGAAAATCGAAGCCTTCAATGGGGTTATCAAACGGATCATCTATAAAGCATGCGGTTACAATGACCTTGATTACCTATATTTGAAAATTAGACAGGAGGCTCTGAAATGA
- a CDS encoding tape measure protein — protein MGKTDKPTKAMQTAMAKARKDVKKANTEYNRQRDALAKLRDSMSSAGLSTKNLKQQQTKLEQQLNETRTAFKRADESARQTARTLRNSNLKKTAKDAESASTSVGKLTRRFLGLAAATTGLYALKRSIEGVLKAGDQFERLSVQMEAITGSAEGAQEATQWIKDFTRNTPYQLNEVSEAFVRLKAFGLDPMDGTMQALVDQASKLGGGMDRLNGISLAVGQAWAKQKLQGEEILQMVERGIPVWDLLQKVTGKNVQELQKLSSAGQIGRDVMRELILEIGRSSEGAAARNMSLLSGYVSNLKDSWQQFQDEVAKSGALDYARESLAGIAGEIERMNRNGQQSELAKKVSDAFIAMGDAIKHAFSGVTIDGFVTSIQSGFSTITESMAALRTAFDFTISTVKGFFNAFSAVVKGFGTVYSGVLYGIVKVWQEVADASGLDGIAEKLKGTTDFLSGLTREFARQTVEDARDVRNALSGVYDSFAEESRDAVKTGLLQVGG, from the coding sequence ATGGGCAAGACCGACAAGCCCACCAAGGCCATGCAAACGGCCATGGCAAAAGCCCGCAAAGACGTTAAGAAGGCCAATACCGAATACAACCGCCAACGGGATGCGCTGGCCAAGCTTCGGGACTCAATGTCCTCTGCTGGGTTATCGACCAAAAACCTGAAGCAGCAGCAGACCAAGCTCGAACAGCAGCTGAACGAGACCCGGACAGCTTTTAAGCGGGCGGATGAAAGCGCCCGGCAGACAGCGAGAACGCTACGCAATAGCAACCTGAAAAAAACCGCCAAGGATGCCGAATCGGCCAGCACATCCGTCGGCAAGCTTACCCGGCGTTTTCTTGGGCTGGCAGCGGCGACCACAGGGCTTTATGCGTTAAAGCGAAGTATTGAAGGTGTCCTTAAGGCAGGTGACCAATTTGAGCGGCTGAGCGTTCAGATGGAGGCGATTACTGGATCGGCAGAAGGTGCTCAGGAAGCGACCCAGTGGATTAAGGATTTTACCCGGAACACGCCATATCAGCTGAACGAAGTGTCGGAAGCGTTCGTTCGGCTGAAAGCTTTCGGCCTTGATCCTATGGATGGCACCATGCAGGCGCTGGTGGATCAGGCATCCAAACTTGGCGGGGGCATGGATCGCTTAAATGGGATCTCCTTGGCAGTCGGTCAGGCATGGGCAAAGCAAAAGCTGCAGGGCGAGGAAATCCTGCAGATGGTTGAGCGGGGCATCCCGGTGTGGGATTTGCTCCAGAAGGTAACCGGGAAGAACGTTCAGGAGCTGCAAAAACTGTCCTCGGCTGGTCAGATTGGCCGGGATGTTATGCGGGAGCTGATTCTCGAAATCGGACGATCTTCCGAAGGCGCTGCTGCCAGGAATATGAGTCTTCTGTCGGGTTATGTCAGTAACCTGAAAGACAGCTGGCAGCAATTCCAGGATGAGGTGGCCAAGAGCGGGGCTCTGGATTATGCCAGAGAGTCCCTGGCAGGCATCGCTGGTGAAATTGAGCGGATGAACCGTAATGGCCAGCAGTCTGAATTGGCTAAAAAGGTCAGTGATGCCTTTATCGCCATGGGTGACGCTATTAAGCATGCCTTTTCCGGGGTTACCATTGATGGCTTTGTCACCAGTATCCAGTCAGGCTTTAGCACCATCACAGAATCCATGGCTGCGCTGCGGACTGCCTTTGATTTTACCATCTCCACCGTCAAGGGCTTTTTTAATGCCTTTTCTGCGGTGGTTAAGGGCTTTGGCACTGTTTATTCCGGTGTTTTATACGGCATTGTCAAGGTATGGCAGGAAGTAGCCGATGCCTCGGGCTTGGATGGCATTGCTGAAAAGCTGAAAGGAACCACTGATTTTCTTAGCGGCTTGACCAGGGAGTTTGCCCGACAGACGGTCGAGGATGCCAGGGATGTCCGGAATGCGCTGAGCGGGGTATACGACAGCTTTGCCGAAGAAAGCCGAGATGCGGTAAAAACGGGGCTTTTACAGGTTGGCGGATGA
- a CDS encoding DUF6838 family protein translates to MPSTSNPERQIIESLVEHLKQVSENTLLGYSATGQEQDLDLPAILVQLESINEDQRQSQRAKYRMTFNISAVAKTNKDTTYTLLDLTRSIRALFTTGQRFTPEARHISFSETQFDIAPSNAHLSFADLQLQIEVIL, encoded by the coding sequence ATGCCTTCAACATCGAATCCTGAACGACAGATTATTGAGAGCTTGGTGGAACATCTGAAGCAGGTTTCTGAAAACACGCTCCTTGGCTATTCAGCCACCGGCCAGGAACAGGATTTAGACCTTCCCGCCATCCTGGTGCAGCTGGAATCCATTAATGAAGATCAACGCCAGAGCCAACGGGCAAAGTACCGGATGACGTTTAATATCAGTGCCGTGGCCAAAACCAATAAAGACACCACTTACACCCTGTTGGACTTAACCCGCTCCATTCGGGCGTTATTTACTACTGGTCAACGCTTCACCCCGGAAGCCCGACATATCAGCTTCAGTGAAACCCAGTTCGATATTGCCCCAAGTAATGCCCACTTGTCGTTTGCTGACCTGCAACTGCAGATCGAAGTCATTCTTTAA
- a CDS encoding head-tail joining protein has translation MDEAFKVMDHTILSTFGQSVLLTFSDQSSLETLGIINKELVELGKYEAVQGEFTVLSVDSAIWLKRGDTVLANGQVYEVDRKLKDDGYLAKWNIYAH, from the coding sequence TTCAAAGTGATGGATCACACCATTCTTTCAACCTTTGGGCAGTCGGTTTTACTGACGTTTTCGGATCAGTCATCGCTGGAAACCCTGGGAATCATCAATAAAGAACTGGTGGAACTTGGCAAATATGAGGCTGTTCAGGGTGAATTCACCGTTCTCTCTGTGGATAGTGCCATCTGGCTGAAGCGTGGCGATACCGTATTGGCCAACGGTCAGGTTTATGAAGTGGACCGAAAACTGAAAGACGATGGCTACTTAGCCAAATGGAATATCTATGCTCATTGA